The following coding sequences lie in one Vibrio splendidus genomic window:
- a CDS encoding alginate O-acetyltransferase AlgX-related protein encodes MNNRANIKIFFLLISVILSILPIVNVYSGGFTKENLTNTKFLYSLDVIERKINPYLVPLGISIKPNSVVVGKDGWFFLGDDHQKTISAYRAGFQTVEVQERSEAIIESQILWDKYFQKNGVKDYKILVGPNKSTIYNEYLPLWAKTSNESISQTLYDSGIYIDVRHTISDVINTQDLYYKTDTHWNYYGAGVAFNEFMLRINNEGLVLPPLNWSNVIRNDSYVHGDLTRFLRVGSLYSDPNPITEANNLQLSHVISDYNKDSVVYKGTAPLYGNRDDLYLITTPKALNNKKVLWLSDSYGNALAPYMTATFGHILKQNWSKLLGTQALEQLIQEWKPDYVFVTVVERYSLDGLFQASPPIQP; translated from the coding sequence TTGAACAATAGAGCCAATATTAAAATATTTTTCTTATTAATCAGTGTTATTTTATCAATACTGCCGATTGTAAATGTTTATTCAGGTGGATTTACAAAGGAAAATCTAACTAACACAAAGTTCCTTTATTCACTTGATGTTATTGAAAGGAAAATAAACCCATATTTAGTTCCTCTAGGGATAAGCATCAAACCTAACTCCGTTGTTGTTGGAAAAGATGGGTGGTTCTTTTTAGGCGATGACCACCAAAAAACAATTTCAGCTTACCGTGCAGGTTTTCAGACTGTAGAAGTTCAGGAACGCTCAGAAGCAATCATAGAATCACAGATACTCTGGGATAAGTACTTTCAAAAGAACGGTGTAAAAGACTATAAAATATTAGTCGGGCCAAATAAGAGTACAATTTACAACGAATATCTACCTCTATGGGCAAAAACCAGTAACGAATCGATATCGCAAACGCTGTATGACAGTGGAATCTACATTGACGTTAGGCATACAATATCTGACGTTATAAATACTCAAGATTTATACTACAAGACTGATACGCATTGGAATTATTACGGTGCGGGAGTTGCTTTCAATGAGTTTATGTTACGAATCAATAATGAAGGCCTAGTTTTACCTCCTCTTAATTGGAGTAATGTCATACGGAATGATTCATATGTCCATGGTGACCTTACAAGATTTCTCCGAGTTGGCAGTCTATATTCTGATCCTAATCCAATAACAGAAGCAAACAATTTGCAGTTAAGTCATGTCATAAGTGATTACAACAAAGATTCGGTGGTATACAAAGGCACTGCACCATTATACGGGAATAGGGATGACCTGTACTTAATCACAACACCAAAGGCACTCAATAACAAAAAAGTACTATGGTTAAGTGATTCATATGGGAACGCTTTAGCTCCTTATATGACAGCTACCTTTGGGCATATCTTGAAGCAAAACTGGAGTAAGCTTTTAGGTACACAAGCGCTCGAACAGTTAATTCAAGAATGGAAACCGGATTACGTTTTTGTCACAGTTGTTGAACGCTATTCACTTGATGGTTTATTCCAAGCATCTCCTCCAATACAACCGTAA
- a CDS encoding MBOAT family O-acyltransferase codes for MVASLIFYARWEPSYLPIILGSLAFNFALGSHLTKKDKGIKKSSLLAFGVITNIALLGYFKYTNFIIGNVNLLLSQPFENTNIALPLAISFFTFQQIAYLVDSYRKETKEYDLLNYSLFVTFFPQLIAGPIVHHKEMMPQFNSKWNLAPRSKNISLGLFIFSIGLFKKIAIADTFSIWADAGFYNSATLSFYEAWLTSLSYSFQLYFDFSGYCDMAMGAALLFNIKLPINFNSPYKSLDIQDFWRRWHITLGRFLRDYIYIPLGGSKKKELATYSNLFITFLIGGLWHGASWMFVIWGALHGMALVLHRMWKSVGGNMPTWLAWLTTFIFINMTWVFFRAENLTTAVNLLSSMSGLNLIDKPIEGIASNKLSWIGTNFDLLFGILPNMVAVNAIPFSAISFSFYLLSKTNSYELIQREVGIGKMISAAFLFAVSIYIIRSSSSSVFLYFNF; via the coding sequence GTGGTCGCTAGTCTTATATTTTATGCTAGATGGGAGCCATCCTACCTTCCCATTATTCTCGGCTCATTGGCGTTCAATTTTGCTTTAGGAAGTCATCTAACCAAGAAAGATAAAGGCATTAAAAAGTCGTCTCTTTTGGCTTTTGGAGTGATAACAAATATAGCTTTACTTGGCTACTTTAAGTACACTAACTTTATCATTGGGAATGTGAATTTATTATTATCCCAGCCATTTGAAAATACTAACATCGCTCTTCCACTCGCTATTAGTTTTTTCACATTTCAGCAAATAGCGTACTTAGTTGACAGCTACAGAAAAGAAACTAAAGAATATGACCTCTTGAACTACTCGCTATTTGTGACTTTTTTTCCACAATTAATTGCGGGTCCGATAGTTCATCATAAAGAAATGATGCCGCAATTTAATTCAAAATGGAATCTTGCTCCTAGAAGCAAAAATATCTCGCTTGGTTTATTTATATTTTCTATCGGCTTGTTTAAGAAAATTGCCATAGCTGATACATTTTCTATATGGGCTGATGCAGGATTCTATAACTCCGCGACATTATCATTCTACGAAGCTTGGCTAACGAGCTTGAGCTACTCTTTTCAGTTGTACTTTGATTTCAGTGGTTACTGCGACATGGCGATGGGCGCTGCGTTGCTATTCAACATAAAGCTACCAATCAACTTTAACTCGCCTTATAAATCACTAGATATCCAAGATTTTTGGCGTAGATGGCACATAACATTAGGAAGGTTCCTTAGGGATTACATATACATCCCTCTTGGTGGGAGTAAGAAAAAAGAACTAGCGACTTACAGCAACCTTTTCATTACATTTCTAATTGGTGGGTTATGGCATGGTGCTAGCTGGATGTTCGTTATCTGGGGAGCGTTACATGGCATGGCTCTCGTATTGCACAGAATGTGGAAATCTGTTGGCGGAAACATGCCAACATGGTTAGCTTGGCTGACAACGTTTATATTCATCAATATGACATGGGTCTTTTTTAGGGCGGAAAACCTTACAACCGCCGTAAACCTATTATCTAGTATGAGCGGGCTCAATCTAATAGATAAACCAATAGAGGGAATAGCTTCTAACAAATTGTCATGGATTGGCACTAATTTTGACCTTCTATTTGGTATTCTTCCTAATATGGTAGCCGTAAATGCAATCCCATTCTCTGCTATCTCTTTTTCTTTTTATCTATTGTCTAAAACTAATTCATATGAATTGATACAAAGAGAAGTTGGGATAGGAAAAATGATTTCAGCGGCCTTTTTGTTTGCAGTATCCATTTATATTATCAGAAGCTCATCTTCAAGTGTGTTTCTATATTTCAACTTTTAA